The Methanosphaera stadtmanae DSM 3091 genome includes a window with the following:
- the porD gene encoding pyruvate synthase subunit PorD yields MVAKGAVVKEPGSTRKNKTGSWRTFKPVADKDKCISCGLCYLFCPDGCISVEFNHDYDYCKGCGICAEECPVDAIKMVRE; encoded by the coding sequence ATGGTAGCAAAAGGAGCAGTTGTTAAAGAACCTGGAAGTACTAGAAAAAATAAAACTGGTAGTTGGAGGACATTTAAACCTGTTGCAGATAAAGATAAATGTATAAGCTGTGGTCTTTGTTATTTATTCTGTCCAGATGGTTGTATTTCAGTAGAATTTAATCATGATTATGACTATTGTAAAGGTTGTGGAATATGTGCAGAGGAATGTCCAGTTGACGCAATTAAAATGGTGAGGGAATAA
- a CDS encoding pyruvate ferredoxin oxidoreductase subunit gamma, whose product MIEIRFHGRGGQGAVTAAEILAKAVFEEGKYTQAFPSFGVERRGAPVTAFARISDKPIRRRYQIYSPKYVVVLDDTLVNVVDVTSGILDDGSILLNSTNNDLSVFEEKNIDASVVDATGVALDIIGRNIVNTTMLGFLAAKTGVVSLDSLLKTIDDTFKGKVASVNKEATEFIYNKYANE is encoded by the coding sequence ATGATTGAAATAAGATTTCATGGAAGAGGGGGCCAAGGAGCTGTAACTGCAGCTGAAATTTTAGCTAAAGCAGTTTTTGAGGAAGGTAAATATACTCAAGCTTTCCCTTCATTTGGTGTAGAAAGAAGAGGAGCACCAGTAACAGCATTCGCTAGAATTAGTGATAAACCAATAAGAAGACGATATCAAATATACTCACCTAAATATGTGGTAGTATTGGATGATACCTTAGTAAATGTGGTAGATGTAACATCAGGAATATTGGATGATGGTTCAATATTACTTAACTCAACAAATAATGATTTATCAGTATTTGAAGAAAAAAATATTGATGCAAGTGTCGTTGATGCTACAGGAGTGGCATTAGATATTATTGGAAGAAATATTGTAAATACAACAATGTTAGGTTTCTTAGCAGCTAAAACTGGAGTAGTGTCTCTAGATTCCTTATTAAAAACAATAGATGATACATTTAAAGGAAAAGTAGCTAGTGTAAACAAAGAAGCTACAGAATTTATTTACAATAAATATGCAAATGAATAA